Proteins from a genomic interval of Arachis hypogaea cultivar Tifrunner chromosome 10, arahy.Tifrunner.gnm2.J5K5, whole genome shotgun sequence:
- the LOC112716168 gene encoding uncharacterized protein, whose translation MVFYFKARPEAGDYTIFMGLDKYENEELIKYGFPEDIWFHVDKMSSAHVYVRLHKGQTIDDISEGLLEDCAQLVKANSIQGNKVNNIDVVYTPWANLKKTASMDVGQVGFHNPKMVRTVRVEKRINEIVNRLNKTKVERKPDLRAEREAVNAAERAERKQQMRDKKRREELERLEKERQAELRSYKGLMVAENMTSNKNIASGSKTLQEMEDDFM comes from the exons ATGGTTTTCTACTTCAAGGCACGCCCTGAAGCTGGCGATTACACCATCTTCATGGGTCTCGACAAGTACGAGAACGAAGAACTCATCAAATATGGTTTCCCTGAAGATATCTG GTTCCATGTTGATAAGATGTCTTCAGCACATGTATATGTAAGACTGCACAAAGGTCAGACTATTGATGACATTAGTGAAGGTTTACTGGAGGACTGTGCTCAGCTTGTTAAAGCAAATTCGATTCAAG GAAATAAGGTGAACAATATTGATGTTGTTTATACTCCCTGGGCCAATTTAAAGAAAACTGCTTCAATGGATGTTGGTCAAGTTGGTTTCCACAACCCCAAAATG gTCCGAACTGTGAGAGTGGAGAAGCGGATCAATGAGATTGTCAACAGGCTAAACAAAACAAAAGTGGAAAGGAAACCTGATTTGAGAG CTGAGCGTGAAGCAGTTAATGCAGCTGAAAGAGCTGAGAGAAAGCAACAAATGAGAGACAAG AAACGCCGTGAGGAATTGGAAAGACTTGAAAAGGAGAGACAAGCCGAACTGAGGAGCTACAAGGGTTTGATGGTTGCAGAGAATATGACATCCAATAAGAACATTGCATCAGGAAGCAAAACACTGCAAGAAATGGAGGATGATTTCATGTAA